One region of Mycolicibacterium lutetiense genomic DNA includes:
- the fmt gene encoding methionyl-tRNA formyltransferase encodes MRLVFAGTPEPALPSLQRLIDSPRHDVVAVLTRPDAAAGRRGKPAPSPVAQLALEHDIPILRPAKPNSDEFVAELSELAPDCCAVVAYGALLSERLLAVPQHGWINLHFSLLPAWRGAAPVQASLAAGEEVTGATTFLIEPALDSGPVYGVVTERVRDTDTAGDLLGRLAVSGAELLESTLDGIAEGALTAVPQPADGVSLAPKITVESARVRWDLPAHVIDRRIRAVTPNPGAWTTIGDLRIKVGPVTVAQSEVSLEPGEIRVERNAVLVGTGSQPVQLGQIQPPGKKLMNAADWARGARLEDSVHAS; translated from the coding sequence GTGCGTCTTGTCTTTGCCGGAACCCCAGAGCCCGCCCTCCCGTCGTTGCAGCGGCTGATCGACTCGCCCCGCCACGATGTGGTCGCGGTCCTCACCCGGCCCGACGCCGCCGCCGGGCGCCGCGGCAAACCCGCTCCGTCACCGGTCGCGCAGCTGGCGCTTGAGCACGACATCCCGATTTTGCGACCGGCCAAGCCCAACTCCGACGAGTTCGTCGCCGAGCTGTCCGAGCTGGCCCCGGACTGCTGTGCGGTGGTCGCCTACGGTGCGCTGCTGAGCGAACGCCTGCTCGCCGTGCCGCAGCACGGCTGGATCAATCTGCACTTCTCGTTGCTGCCGGCCTGGCGCGGGGCGGCACCGGTGCAGGCCTCGCTGGCGGCGGGCGAAGAGGTGACCGGAGCCACGACGTTCCTGATCGAGCCGGCACTGGACTCCGGCCCGGTCTACGGGGTGGTGACCGAGCGGGTACGCGACACCGACACCGCGGGCGATCTGCTTGGGCGGCTTGCTGTTTCGGGTGCCGAACTACTGGAGTCCACTCTTGACGGCATCGCCGAGGGGGCGCTGACCGCGGTGCCGCAACCGGCCGACGGAGTCAGCCTGGCACCCAAGATCACGGTGGAGTCGGCCCGGGTGCGCTGGGATCTTCCGGCCCACGTCATCGACCGGCGTATCCGTGCGGTCACCCCGAATCCCGGTGCCTGGACGACAATCGGGGACCTGCGGATCAAGGTCGGTCCGGTCACCGTGGCGCAGTCGGAGGTCTCGTTGGAACCCGGTGAGATCCGGGTCGAACGCAACGCGGTGCTGGTCGGTACGGGCTCGCAGCCGGTACAGCTCGGGCAGATCCAGCCGCCCGGAAAGAAACTCATGAACGCCGCCGACTGGGCCCGCGGCGCAAGGTTGGAGGATTCGGTGCACGCATCATGA
- a CDS encoding LemA family protein has product MVRLLLIVVLVLAVAVLVGFVVGYNKLRAADVRVAEALGGIDVELTRRAALIPALVQAVATFASHETAVLGRVSGAQAALASATGGASVVQRSAAEHDLDSALTGMLALGSSYPQLNSSANFLNLQDNLADTENKLAFARQYYNDAVATLNRLVGTIPWVYLAPLAGVSEREYYQTPS; this is encoded by the coding sequence ATGGTGAGATTGCTGTTGATCGTGGTGCTGGTGCTCGCGGTGGCGGTACTGGTGGGCTTCGTCGTGGGCTACAACAAGCTGCGCGCGGCGGACGTGCGGGTCGCCGAGGCGCTCGGCGGCATCGACGTCGAGTTGACCCGCCGGGCTGCGCTGATCCCGGCGCTCGTGCAGGCCGTGGCGACGTTCGCTTCGCATGAGACGGCGGTTCTCGGCCGGGTCAGCGGTGCCCAGGCCGCCCTGGCCTCGGCGACCGGTGGCGCCTCGGTGGTGCAACGCAGCGCTGCCGAGCATGATCTGGACAGCGCGCTGACCGGCATGCTGGCACTGGGATCGTCCTACCCGCAACTCAATTCGTCGGCCAACTTCCTGAATCTGCAGGACAACCTGGCCGACACCGAGAACAAGCTGGCGTTCGCCCGGCAGTACTACAACGACGCCGTCGCTACCCTCAACCGCCTCGTCGGCACCATCCCCTGGGTGTACCTCGCGCCACTGGCCGGAGTGTCGGAACGGGAGTACTACCAGACGCCGAGTTAG
- a CDS encoding alpha/beta hydrolase: MLEVIEKGSSTESHPTPLLFVHGGCLSAWCWDEHFLDFFAAQGFRTVALSWRGHGQSTSGKPLSKCSIADYVDDTRVVADDLGGQPVLIGHSTGGFVVQKYLEIRRAPAGVLLASTPPRGILGTSMSVWFRHPWTAMRANTFGESHEIFNTPKLAREFLFCSHTPEPIVEAGAMRAEPDSMRAVFLDQVFRLPKPQRITTPLLVLGGEDDGLISNDQVHATAGAYRTDAELFPKMGHMMMTEPGWAAVAERILTWLGARGL; encoded by the coding sequence ATGCTCGAGGTGATCGAAAAAGGGTCGTCTACCGAATCTCACCCCACACCACTGCTGTTCGTTCACGGTGGGTGCCTCTCCGCGTGGTGTTGGGACGAACACTTCCTCGACTTCTTCGCAGCGCAGGGATTTCGCACCGTTGCTCTCAGCTGGCGGGGCCATGGCCAAAGCACGTCGGGCAAGCCGCTGAGCAAGTGTTCAATTGCGGATTATGTCGATGACACGCGCGTCGTTGCCGACGATCTGGGCGGCCAGCCCGTATTGATCGGGCACTCCACCGGCGGGTTCGTCGTGCAGAAGTATCTTGAGATTCGCCGCGCCCCGGCCGGAGTCCTACTGGCTTCGACACCGCCACGGGGCATCCTCGGCACCTCGATGAGCGTATGGTTTCGCCATCCATGGACGGCGATGCGGGCCAACACTTTCGGAGAATCACACGAGATCTTCAATACCCCAAAGCTTGCCCGCGAATTTCTCTTCTGCTCCCACACGCCCGAACCCATTGTCGAGGCCGGCGCAATGCGTGCCGAGCCTGACAGCATGCGAGCCGTGTTCCTGGACCAGGTATTCCGCCTGCCAAAACCTCAACGCATTACTACTCCGCTACTGGTGCTGGGCGGCGAAGATGACGGCTTGATCAGCAACGACCAGGTGCATGCAACCGCGGGCGCGTACCGCACCGACGCGGAGCTCTTCCCGAAGATGGGGCACATGATGATGACCGAACCGGGGTGGGCTGCAGTTGCGGAACGTATCCTCACCTGGCTCGGAGCGCGTGGGCTCTGA
- the ribD gene encoding bifunctional diaminohydroxyphosphoribosylaminopyrimidine deaminase/5-amino-6-(5-phosphoribosylamino)uracil reductase RibD: MTPESVMRLAIEQAEQVKGSTYPNPPVGAVILDRDGQIAGVGGTQAVGGPHAEVVALQVAGDRAEGGTAVVTLEPCNHHGRTPPCVDALLAAGISTVIFAVSDPNPDAEGGAKRLAGSGVTVSAGLLADEVEKGPLREWLHKQRTGLPHVTWKFATSVDGRSAAADGSSQWITSEAARADVHRKRAAADAIVVGTGTVFVDDPTLTARRVDGTLADHQPLRVVVGMREVSLDANVLNDDSHTMLIRTHDPHEVMRSLGDRTDVLLEGGPTLAGAFLRAGVVNRIVAYVAPILLGGPITAVDDIGVPSMLHAQRWRFDGINAIGPDVRLSLVPNG, translated from the coding sequence ATGACGCCCGAGTCCGTGATGCGGCTGGCCATCGAGCAAGCCGAACAGGTCAAGGGCTCGACCTATCCCAATCCGCCGGTCGGTGCGGTGATCTTGGACCGCGACGGGCAGATCGCCGGGGTCGGCGGGACACAGGCCGTCGGTGGCCCGCACGCCGAGGTGGTGGCGTTGCAGGTGGCCGGGGACCGGGCCGAGGGCGGCACCGCCGTCGTCACCCTGGAGCCGTGCAATCACCACGGCCGCACCCCGCCGTGCGTGGATGCGCTTCTGGCTGCGGGTATTTCGACTGTGATCTTTGCGGTGTCCGACCCCAATCCGGACGCGGAAGGCGGGGCGAAACGTCTCGCCGGTTCCGGCGTCACGGTCAGTGCCGGATTGTTGGCCGATGAGGTCGAAAAGGGCCCGCTGCGCGAGTGGCTGCACAAGCAGCGCACCGGATTGCCGCATGTCACATGGAAATTCGCGACCAGCGTGGACGGCCGTAGCGCCGCTGCGGACGGTTCCAGTCAGTGGATCACCAGTGAGGCCGCCCGCGCGGACGTTCATCGCAAGCGTGCGGCGGCCGATGCGATCGTGGTCGGTACCGGGACGGTGTTCGTCGATGATCCGACGCTGACCGCACGACGAGTCGACGGCACGCTCGCCGATCATCAACCGCTGCGGGTGGTGGTGGGTATGCGCGAGGTTTCCCTGGACGCCAATGTGCTCAACGATGATTCGCACACGATGCTGATCCGGACGCATGATCCGCACGAGGTGATGCGGTCACTGGGCGACCGGACCGATGTGCTTCTGGAGGGCGGGCCGACCCTGGCCGGGGCCTTCCTGCGGGCCGGTGTGGTCAACCGGATCGTGGCGTATGTCGCACCGATTTTGCTGGGTGGACCGATCACTGCGGTCGACGACATCGGGGTGCCCAGCATGCTGCACGCTCAGCGGTGGCGATTCGACGGCATCAACGCCATCGGTCCGGACGTCCGTCTGAGCCTGGTGCCCAACGGATAG
- a CDS encoding MFS transporter: MRAAQSVSAGRNRHIAISAGSLAVLLGALDTYVVVTIMTDIMSDVGIAINQIQRVTPIITGYLLGYIAAMPLLGRASDRFGRKMLIQIGLAGFAIGSVITALSGDLGSLNMLIGGRVIQGIASGALLPVTLALAADLWAARSRAAVLGGVGAAQEFGSVLGPLYGIGVIALFHHWQYVFWINVPLALIAMVMIHFSLPSKQSSDQPEKVDVVGGVLLAIALGLAVWGLYNPKPDGVQVLPEWGAPRLIGSLVAIIAFFVWEKVARTRLIEPAGVKFRPFLAALAASLCTGAALMVTLVNVELFGQGVLGKDKYETAFLLLWFLGALPIGALIGGWIATRVGDRIVTFVGLMIAAGGFWLITKWSSTVLDSYHDLGLFRLPVLDTDLALVGLGLGLVIAPLTSAALRVVPAAQHGIASAFVVVARMIGMLIGMAGLSAWGLFRFNQHLAGLAAAANSSEMSLAERLASQAVRYREAYVAMYGDIFGITALVCAVGAVLGLLIAARNVHVDEPVQLAQKQPTGDRSS; this comes from the coding sequence ATGCGGGCCGCGCAGTCGGTGAGCGCCGGCCGCAACCGCCACATCGCGATCAGCGCGGGCAGCCTCGCCGTGCTGCTCGGCGCCCTCGACACCTACGTCGTGGTCACGATCATGACCGACATCATGTCCGACGTCGGGATCGCGATTAACCAGATCCAACGGGTCACGCCGATCATCACCGGTTATCTACTGGGCTACATCGCCGCGATGCCGCTGCTGGGCCGGGCCTCGGACCGGTTCGGACGCAAGATGCTGATCCAGATCGGACTGGCCGGTTTCGCTATCGGTTCGGTGATCACCGCGCTATCCGGCGACCTGGGCAGCCTGAACATGCTGATTGGTGGTCGGGTCATTCAGGGCATCGCCAGCGGCGCCCTACTGCCCGTGACGCTGGCACTGGCCGCCGATCTGTGGGCCGCGCGTAGCCGCGCCGCCGTGCTGGGCGGCGTCGGCGCCGCACAGGAATTCGGCAGTGTCCTGGGCCCGCTCTACGGCATCGGCGTGATCGCACTGTTCCATCACTGGCAGTACGTGTTCTGGATCAATGTGCCGCTGGCCCTCATCGCCATGGTGATGATCCACTTCAGCCTGCCGAGCAAGCAGTCGAGCGACCAACCCGAGAAGGTCGACGTCGTCGGTGGCGTCCTGCTGGCGATCGCGTTGGGCCTGGCCGTCTGGGGGCTCTACAACCCGAAACCCGACGGCGTGCAGGTGTTGCCCGAGTGGGGAGCTCCGCGACTGATCGGTTCGCTGGTCGCGATCATTGCGTTCTTCGTGTGGGAGAAGGTGGCCCGCACCCGCCTGATCGAACCGGCGGGGGTGAAGTTCCGGCCGTTCCTGGCTGCACTGGCCGCGTCGTTGTGCACCGGCGCCGCCCTGATGGTCACGCTGGTCAATGTCGAACTGTTCGGTCAGGGCGTTCTAGGCAAGGACAAGTACGAGACTGCCTTCCTGCTGCTGTGGTTCCTGGGTGCCCTGCCGATCGGCGCGCTGATCGGCGGCTGGATCGCCACCCGCGTCGGGGATCGCATCGTCACCTTCGTCGGCCTGATGATCGCGGCCGGTGGCTTCTGGCTGATCACCAAATGGTCGAGCACCGTACTCGACAGCTATCACGACCTGGGCCTGTTCCGCCTGCCGGTGCTGGACACCGATCTGGCCCTCGTGGGCCTGGGACTCGGGCTGGTGATCGCTCCGCTCACCTCCGCCGCGCTGCGGGTGGTGCCTGCCGCACAGCACGGTATCGCCTCGGCATTCGTCGTGGTGGCGCGGATGATCGGCATGCTGATCGGCATGGCGGGACTGTCCGCCTGGGGCCTGTTCCGCTTCAATCAGCACCTGGCCGGCCTGGCGGCCGCGGCGAACTCCAGCGAAATGTCGCTGGCGGAGCGGTTGGCGTCGCAGGCAGTCCGCTATCGCGAGGCGTACGTGGCTATGTACGGGGACATCTTCGGGATTACCGCGCTCGTCTGCGCGGTGGGTGCGGTGCTCGGCCTGCTGATCGCCGCGCGCAACGTCCACGTCGACGAGCCGGTGCAGCTAGCCCAGAAGCAGCCGACGGGTGACCGATCCAGCTGA
- the rpe gene encoding ribulose-phosphate 3-epimerase, which translates to MAEPLIAPSILSADFARLADEVAAVAGADWLHVDVMDNHFVPNLTLGMPVVESLLKVTDIPMDCHLMIDQPERWAPPYAEAGAYNVTFHAEATDNPIGVARDIRAAGAKAGLSVKPGTPLEPYLEILKEFDTLLVMSVEPGFGGQKFIPEVLSKVSMVRRLVDSGELTIVVEIDGGINADTIEQAAEAGVDCFVAGSAVYSATDPAAAVKSLRQQAASASRHLTL; encoded by the coding sequence ATGGCAGAACCCCTGATCGCCCCGTCCATCCTGTCCGCAGATTTCGCGCGGCTGGCCGATGAGGTCGCTGCGGTGGCCGGGGCCGACTGGTTGCATGTCGATGTCATGGACAACCACTTCGTGCCCAACCTCACGCTGGGTATGCCGGTGGTGGAGTCCTTGCTGAAGGTGACCGACATCCCGATGGACTGCCACCTGATGATCGATCAGCCGGAGCGCTGGGCGCCGCCGTACGCCGAGGCGGGTGCCTACAACGTCACGTTCCACGCCGAAGCGACCGACAACCCGATCGGTGTGGCCCGCGATATCCGCGCCGCCGGCGCCAAGGCCGGCCTTTCGGTGAAACCGGGCACCCCGCTGGAGCCGTACCTGGAAATCCTCAAGGAGTTCGACACCCTGCTGGTGATGTCGGTGGAGCCCGGGTTCGGTGGACAGAAGTTCATCCCGGAGGTGCTCTCCAAGGTGAGCATGGTGCGCCGCCTCGTCGACTCCGGAGAATTGACCATCGTCGTCGAGATCGACGGGGGCATCAATGCCGACACCATCGAGCAGGCCGCCGAGGCCGGTGTGGACTGCTTCGTCGCCGGGTCTGCGGTGTACAGCGCGACCGATCCGGCCGCCGCGGTGAAATCCCTGCGTCAGCAGGCCGCGAGCGCCTCGCGACATCTGACGCTATGA
- a CDS encoding RsmB/NOP family class I SAM-dependent RNA methyltransferase, producing MSRPTNRPNRPTHGKRPTRRTPLDPARRAAFDVLRAVSERDSYANLALPALLRERGIEGRDAAFATELTYGACRTRGLLDAVIAAAAGRPPEQIDPVLLDLLRLGTYQLLRTRVEPHAAVSTTVEQAGIEFDTARAGFVNGVLRTISRSTEAEWMEQLAPPAATDPVGHAAFVHAHPRWIAQAFTDALGARAGELDALLASDDERPLVHLAARPTALTAAELAAQADGTVGRYSPYAVYLPGGDPGQLAAVRDGAAQVQDEGSQLVARALTLAELDGPDTGRWLDLCAGPGGKTALLAAIGAASGARVTAVEPAPRRADLVEENVRGFDVDVRRVDGRESGLEPGFDRVLVDAPCTGLGALRRRPEARWRRQPGDVPGLAKLQRELLAAAIKLTRPGGVVLYATCSPHLAETVGVVADAVRRYPVTQVDARELFAPADDLGDGPHVQLWPHRHGTDAMFAAALKVG from the coding sequence ATGAGCAGGCCAACTAACCGTCCGAACCGGCCAACGCACGGCAAGCGTCCGACCAGGCGCACGCCGCTGGACCCGGCCCGCCGCGCCGCGTTCGATGTGCTGCGCGCGGTGTCCGAGCGTGATTCCTACGCCAACCTGGCCCTGCCCGCCTTGCTGCGGGAGCGGGGGATCGAGGGGCGCGACGCCGCCTTCGCCACCGAGCTGACCTACGGCGCCTGCCGCACCCGGGGGCTGCTCGACGCGGTCATCGCTGCGGCAGCCGGGCGCCCGCCCGAGCAGATCGATCCGGTGTTGCTCGACCTGTTGCGCCTGGGCACCTATCAGCTGCTGCGTACCCGGGTCGAGCCCCACGCTGCGGTATCCACCACCGTGGAACAGGCTGGCATCGAATTCGACACGGCCCGAGCCGGTTTCGTCAACGGCGTACTCCGGACGATCTCCCGCAGCACCGAGGCGGAATGGATGGAGCAGCTGGCACCGCCTGCGGCCACCGATCCGGTCGGGCATGCGGCGTTCGTGCACGCCCACCCGCGGTGGATCGCCCAGGCTTTCACCGACGCGCTCGGGGCGAGGGCGGGTGAACTCGACGCCCTGCTGGCCAGCGACGACGAGCGTCCCCTGGTGCACCTGGCGGCGCGGCCCACCGCGCTGACCGCCGCCGAGCTGGCCGCCCAGGCCGACGGCACGGTGGGTCGCTACTCGCCGTATGCGGTCTACCTGCCCGGCGGCGATCCCGGCCAGTTGGCGGCCGTGCGCGACGGCGCCGCCCAGGTCCAGGACGAGGGCAGCCAGTTGGTGGCCCGCGCGCTCACCCTGGCCGAACTCGACGGCCCGGACACCGGCCGCTGGCTCGATCTGTGTGCCGGACCGGGCGGCAAGACCGCCCTCTTGGCCGCCATCGGCGCGGCTTCGGGTGCGCGGGTCACCGCGGTCGAGCCGGCACCGCGGCGCGCCGATCTGGTCGAGGAGAACGTCCGCGGGTTCGACGTCGACGTGCGCCGCGTGGACGGGCGGGAATCGGGTCTGGAACCCGGGTTCGACCGGGTCCTCGTCGATGCTCCCTGCACCGGGCTGGGCGCGCTGCGCCGACGCCCCGAGGCGCGGTGGCGTCGTCAGCCAGGCGATGTCCCCGGGTTGGCGAAACTGCAGCGTGAGCTGCTTGCCGCGGCCATCAAGCTGACCCGCCCGGGCGGCGTGGTCCTCTATGCGACCTGTTCACCTCATCTGGCCGAAACGGTCGGGGTGGTGGCCGACGCGGTGCGCCGGTATCCGGTGACCCAAGTGGACGCGCGGGAGTTGTTTGCCCCGGCCGACGACCTCGGCGACGGACCGCATGTCCAGCTGTGGCCGCATCGGCACGGGACCGATGCGATGTTCGCCGCCGCGCTAAAAGTAGGCTGA
- a CDS encoding HNH endonuclease signature motif containing protein, with amino-acid sequence MKVGLAQNRGAVQTALAGHLAATATLVDVDFSGFDTAQLLAIQSQREQQARASAMIDHRIQAALMAQAAPHEIGGKSWKDVLATRMRISGKEASRRVAAAAELGPRYVIGGEVLEPLLPACAQALAAGTINTEHITIIRNTVANAEKYVSAAELAQIESDLVAAATRDTPETLKAAADKLLYLLNQDGDSPDVAAHLRGLRIGKQDADGLVHVQGWLDPETASYLRAVTGVWGAPGLNNPDDPEPVYNPSPNPLDVPDVDEAAAPEPGIDEADVPDAELDAFEERDASHAQQDQQAAADRDTRTQAQRNHDALKVALRELLMSKRLGQHGGLPVTVVVSTTLAELEAGAGIAVTGSGIRMPMNDLIRLASHSFHYLIIYDHYTAEPLYMARTKRLATKAQRLLLYNRDRGCTRPGCTAPADHCQVHHAKADWQHGGHTDAPDLALSCGPDNRLVGLGWTTSVDSGTGRIHWHPPPLMDTGQDTLNHHFHPEELLAPPDAADTR; translated from the coding sequence ATGAAGGTCGGCTTGGCGCAGAACCGGGGCGCGGTGCAGACCGCGCTGGCGGGCCACCTGGCCGCGACCGCGACGCTGGTCGACGTGGACTTCTCCGGATTCGACACGGCGCAGTTGTTGGCGATCCAGTCCCAGCGCGAGCAGCAGGCCCGCGCCTCGGCCATGATCGATCACCGCATCCAAGCCGCCCTGATGGCTCAGGCCGCTCCTCACGAGATCGGCGGCAAGTCCTGGAAGGATGTGCTGGCCACCCGGATGCGGATCAGCGGCAAGGAAGCCTCACGCCGAGTCGCCGCAGCCGCCGAACTGGGGCCGCGATATGTCATCGGCGGTGAGGTGCTGGAACCGCTTCTGCCCGCATGCGCCCAGGCGCTGGCAGCGGGGACGATCAACACCGAACACATCACCATCATCCGCAACACCGTGGCGAATGCCGAAAAATACGTCAGCGCAGCCGAACTCGCCCAGATCGAATCCGACCTGGTGGCCGCAGCCACCCGCGACACCCCCGAAACACTGAAAGCCGCGGCAGACAAACTGCTGTATCTGCTGAACCAGGACGGCGACTCGCCCGATGTCGCCGCACACCTGCGCGGGCTGCGGATCGGCAAACAAGACGCCGATGGGTTGGTCCATGTGCAGGGCTGGCTGGACCCCGAGACCGCGTCCTATCTGCGAGCCGTCACCGGGGTGTGGGGCGCACCCGGCCTCAACAATCCCGATGATCCCGAACCGGTGTACAACCCCTCACCAAACCCACTTGATGTGCCTGACGTGGACGAGGCCGCCGCGCCCGAGCCTGGCATCGACGAGGCCGACGTCCCCGATGCAGAACTCGACGCCTTCGAGGAGCGGGACGCCTCTCACGCTCAGCAAGACCAGCAGGCCGCCGCCGACCGTGACACCCGAACCCAGGCACAGCGCAACCACGACGCACTCAAAGTGGCACTGCGCGAACTGTTGATGTCAAAACGGCTCGGCCAGCATGGCGGTCTCCCCGTCACCGTGGTGGTCTCCACGACCCTGGCCGAACTGGAAGCCGGCGCCGGAATCGCGGTCACCGGTTCGGGTATCCGGATGCCGATGAATGACCTCATCAGATTGGCATCGCACAGCTTCCACTACCTGATCATTTACGACCACTACACCGCCGAACCGCTCTACATGGCCCGCACCAAACGGTTAGCCACCAAAGCACAACGACTGCTGCTCTACAACCGCGACCGAGGCTGCACCCGCCCCGGCTGCACCGCCCCTGCCGACCACTGCCAGGTCCACCACGCCAAGGCCGATTGGCAACACGGCGGCCACACCGACGCCCCCGACCTCGCACTGAGCTGCGGGCCCGACAACCGCCTGGTCGGACTCGGCTGGACCACCAGCGTGGATTCCGGCACCGGCCGCATCCACTGGCACCCGCCACCCCTGATGGATACCGGGCAAGACACCCTCAACCACCACTTCCACCCCGAAGAGCTGCTGGCTCCACCCGATGCGGCCGACACCCGATAA